The genomic segment ATCCCGTATTATGGCGGTTTTTCCATCGCCCGCTTTCATCTGGGCAATCTCTTCGAGCTTTACTCCCCCGCAACCTTCACGCTCATTTTGAGCCGGCTCGCGCGGCAGCAGGCATCGTGGATCGGATCCAAAACAATCCTTGCACTGCTTCTCTGCCACCTCGTGTGCATGACTATTGTGACCTGGATCGTTGTTGCCAATCTCGGAGAGAGCAGGACTTCGCCTCAAAACGGCATCCCTGAACCCGGCAGCATTCCTGCCTGAGCCCGGTGAGGGGCGCGATAACCCCACTCCGAGCCGCCTTGGGGGGAGTCCATTCTGCGGATTCCGAAAAAAATACTGAACCTATCAGACTGGTCAGGTATCTAACCGAGTATATTTGTTTGCTCCGCCAAAAGAGAAGCTGGGAGTACCAATGCCTCTCAGATTCTGTTACGCTCGCATCCGACAACGAGGGGCGGGCAAACCCTGCACGGGTGGGAAAGAGACCACAGACGGAGTCTTGAGTGATTCGCCGTTGGTGTGGTCCGAAAAAACTCCTCAAGAGAGGTCGGCCAGAGATTTGAATTCTAGTCCGAGGCAAGGGAGGTCATCATGCTTCGCAGAAGCGCGGCAGTATTTGCAGTGATCCTCGTAATGGCAGCTATCATCATGGCCCAGGGGATTTGGGAGAAAAAACCCTATCCCGACTGGTCGAAGGATGAAGTAACCACCGTCCTGGAAAAATCACCTTGGGCATGTGCGTTCAACAAATCCCTCGAGAAAATCGGGCACCTGCGCTCCACCGGCGAGACGATTTCAGGCACGGAAATGGCTTACGACAAGCTCAGCTTCCGTTTCAGTCTAGTCACTGCCAAGCCGGTCCGCATGGCTTTGGCTCGCCGAGCGATTCTCGCCGACCCGGCCAATGCGGGTAAGACCGACTGGGGAAAATATATCGATCAAGAAGACGACAAGAACATCATTCTGATAATGACTTTCAGCGCCAGTCCTGCAGGTTCCAACACGGATCTGATCATATCGGATCTCCTCGGCAGCCTCAAAACCGCGGATCTTGCGAGCAAAACATATCTGGGCACCGACGGCGGCAAGAAAGTCGGATTGGCGCAATACGATCCGCTCGGTGAGAGTGGTTACGGGTTCAGATTCATTTTCCCGCGCAACCTCCCGGACGGCAGCCCGCTGGTCGCCCCAAACAACAAGGAAATCCGGTTCGAAACCACCCTCTCCTTGCCGCAGAATAAGGGCATCGAACTCCCGAAGACCCTTCTGATCACCGGGAAATGGGATTTGAAGAAGATGGTCTATCAAGGCAAGCTGATCTTCTGATGGTCAGACCGGCTCCTAAGGACGAGTTGAATTGGCTGAGCGGCGATCCCCGTCTGCACGAGTTGATGGAGCGTTATCCCATCCTGTGGGAGGATGCCGGCCGTGAGCTTGTTGCCGCCCTCGAAGATGGCTGCGCGCAGACACTGAGCGACCTGGCCTCGGCGGCCAGGTCGACCGCGGAATTCTGGAAGGGCAGGATCCGCAGAAGCCGCAATAATCTAAGGGTGATCGAATCCGCGTTGCCGTACCTGGTCAGAAGCAGGATGACACTCCTCGCTCTGGATAAGTGCTTCCTCGCCGCCGCTACGGGGAAAGCTTCCGGCAAGGTCCGCTTCAACCTGATCAATGGCTACATAATCCAGAAACTGCTATTCAGCGATCACCTCACGCGCAAGCCTGCTTCGCTGGGCTGGTTCAGATTCTGGTGGCGCATTGTGGGCCAGAAGCGACTGTTGATGCCCCTGGTACAGCCCAAAGGGATCTATTGTTTCTATTCGCGGAAACTGATCGAGGAGCTGGCGCGGTTGCTCGGCACCCGGATGTGCCTCGAGATCGGAGCCGGCGACGGAACGCTCTCGCGCTTCCTCGCCGCCAAAGGAGTGCGCATTGCTGCAACCGACGATCACAGCTGGAAACATGCCGTCGAATACTCCGAGGCGGTCGAGCGGCTGGATGCCAGGCAGGCACTTGACAAATACGAGCCGCAGACGGTGATTTGCTCGTGGCCGCCGCCGGCTAACAGTTTCGAGCGCCATGTGTTCGCAACGAAGAGCGTCGAGCTGTACGTGGTCATCGGCAGCCGCTACCGGTTCGCCAGCGGAAATTGGGAGGCCTACTCAAACCAATCCAGGTTCGAGTGGAATCACGACCCGACGCTGGCCGGCTATGTGCTTCCACCGGAACTGGAAAGCGCAATCCTCATCTTCCGCAGGAAGCCGGCACAGGAGGCGCCCTAACGATCCATCCTCATCACTCAGTACTCGATCAGCGCCCGTCACCCGCGGTTATCTGATTCCAGTCCGGCGGTTCGACTCCCAGGAGATGCTTCACGAAGAAGTCGTTGCGTTTGCGTTCCCCGTATTCACCCCCTGCCCCATGCCCGCCGCCCGGTACATAGAGCAGATCAAAGTATTTCCTGGCTTTGATCAGGGCATTGCACACCTGAAACGTGGACGCAGGGTCGACGTTGGTGTCCATCTCGCCGACCACGAGCATCAGTTTCCCTCGCAGCTTGTTCGCGTTGTCCACGTTCGATGCCGCGGAGTACTCCGGGCCGATCGGATATCCCATCCATTGTTCGTTCCACCAGATCTTGTCCATCCGGTTGTCGTGGCAGCCGGAATTGGAAACCGCCACTTTGTAAAACTCCGGGTGAAACAGAAGTGCGCCCATGGAGCTCTGTCCGCCGGCAGAGGTGCCGTAGATTCCCACCCGCGAAATATCGTAGTAGGGATATTTGGCAGCCACGGCCTCATGCCACAGGATCCTGTCCGGGAAGCCTGCGTCTCCGAGGTTCTTCCAGCAGACGTCGTGGAATGCCTTGGACCGGTTGCTGGTCCCCATGCCGTCGATCTGCACCACGATGAAACCCAGCTCGGCGAGCGATTGCATGGCATTGTACGGATTGAATGCTTTGGGCACGAAGGAATCCTGCGGGCCGGCGTAAATGTTTTCAATCACCGGATACTTTTTGGATGGATCCAGGTTTCGAGGCCGGCAAATGATTCCCCAGATGTCCGTTTTGCCGTCTCTCCCCTTGGCAACGAACACTTCAGGTCCAACCCAGCCGGACTTCAGCAGGTCCTGCATGTCGGCGCGCTCGACTTCCATGAGCACCTTCTGGTCGGACGTTCGGTGCAGTTCCATCACCGGAGGCAGATCCACCCGCGAATAAGTATCGACGTAATAGGCCAGGTCTGCAGAGAAGCTGCCGGACCCTCCGGAAGCTCCGCCGGGTCCTCCTCGACCGCCGCCGCCCCGGCCCGTCGAGGGGAAATTGATGGAGTGCGTCCCATCGCCCTGCGTGAGCACTACTAATCCGCTGCCGTCAAAATTGATCCGATAGTAATAAACAAAATAGGGATCCTTGCCGGGATACATGCCGCTGGCCCGGAACCAGATCTGGCGGGCGCCTTCATCGACCTTGTCCACGCCGCGCACCACCCACTGCCCTTTGGTGATTTGATTCTTCACCGCCCCCGTTGTGCCGTCATAAAGGTAAAGGTGATTCCAGCCGTCCCGTTCCGACATCCAGATGATTTCCTTGCCATCGTTGATGTCGGCGCGGAATTTCTTGCCCGAGTAGCAGAAGAAAGTCGGCATTTCCTCGTTAATGAGCGCCCGGGGCGTGCCGGTGACGGCATCCACTTCTATGATCCTGTACACCTGGTGTCCCCGCTGGTTATATTCAAAGGTAAAGGCCCGGCTGTCCCGCCACCATCTGATCTGTTCGTTGGCATACGGAGTCGCAAAGAGGTGATTGTCGATATTGATCTGCTTCCGGGTGTCCACCTGGAAGAGCACCGGCATGTTGACATCGATCACGTCGCCTGGTTTGTTGTATATGATGGATGAGTACTTCGGCTGGAGCTGGTCCTCAGGAGAAGACTGTATATAGCGGACCTCTCTCTTGTAGCCCGGCTTGGTGCGAAAGGCCGCCAGTTTCGCCGAATCGGGAGACCATTGCATATTCCAGGAATAGTAGTCTCCTTCTGATCCGTCCCAGCTCAACTGAAGTTCTTTCCCGGTATCCCGATTGCGCACCCAAACATTGAAATTCCGGATAAACGCCTCCGACTTTTGATCCGGCGATACCCTGGGCTGCGGTTCGGTCTGCTGTGCTCCACGCCCGCCAGCGGGCGGTTGTCCGCCCCGGCCGGCGGGCCCCTGAGGCGTATCCGCTCCACCGACCCTGGTGCAGGCATAGGTGGAGAGATCGCATCGCCACCCTGTATTGGTTCGAGGTCCCGGGGGAAACAGCAGATCGGATTCGACACCTTGCGGCAACGGCACCGACCCGATCTGAAATTCGATCGCGCCACCGTTATCCACGAAACTGACGGTGTTGAACGGCAGCGTCACGCCGGTATACTTCCGTCCCGCCGCCGCTGAGAGCGAAGCCGCGATTCTGTCGTGATCAAATGCGGGCTGCTTATGGAGCGGATCGGCATCCACCAACATGAACACGTTTCCGCCCTTGACCGATTTGCGATACCAGAAACGATGACTCTTTTCGATCCAGGCAGGCCGCTCAGGGCTGTCGTATACCAGGCCCTGCGTCTGCGCACGCAGGTTTCTGGCGCGCTCGTAATCCGCCGGCGTCCCTTGAGAGAGAACCATGATCGGAACACCCAGCAGGAACAGGATGACTCCGAGTTTCCCCGCCTTGTTTCTGATTTGCATTTCCCTGCCCCATTCGTGCCTATCGGCAATTCTACCCTCTATGCGTGTTCTTCGAATCATTCGTGCCGGCTTTGCGCTCTCTGCGTTGAGACGAGGTTCGTAGGGATCGCTAGATGGTTTCCTGCGTGGTGCGGGCGATGATCTCTTCCTGGTGGTAGATGTCCAGATCCACGAAGTAATCACTGTAGCCTGCCACGCGCACCAGCAGATCGCGGTAGTTGTCCGGGTGCTTCTGCGCATCGCGCAGCGTTTCGGCATCGACGACATTAAATTGGATGTGGTGGCCGTCGAGCCGGAAGTAGGTGCGGATGAGCGCGGCCATCTTGACCAGGCCCTCCTCACCGGCAAGCACGCTGGGAAGGAACTTCTGGTTCAGCAGGGTCCCGCCTGACTTAAACTGATCCATCTTGCTCAGGGACCGGACCACAGCGGTGGGCCCGCGTCGGTCCGCTCCATGCGAAGGCGACGTGCCGTCCGATTCGGGCAAACCCGCAAACCGACCGTTCGCCGATGCGCCCAGCTTCTTCCCGAAATAGATGTGGCAGGTGGTTGAGAGCATGTCCAGATGGTATGTGGTCCTTTTGGTATTGGGTTTTCCGTCGATGGCATCGAACAGGGAGGCGTAGACCCGCTGCATTATGGAATCGGCAAAATCGTCGTCGTTGCCGAATGCAGGCGTCCTGTTCACCAGGGTCAGGCGCAGTAGTTCAGCGTCCTTGAAGTTGTCGTGCAGCGCAGTCAGGAGCCGGTCCATCGTGATCTTCTTGTCCTCAAACACGTGCTTCTTGATGGCGGACAGGCTGTCGGTGATCGTGCCGATCCCTACGCATTGGATGTAATTCGTGTTGTAGCGCGGCCCGCCATGGTAATAGTCCTTGCCCTTCCGGATGCAGTCGTTGATGACCACAGACAGGAAGGTGGCCGGAGCCCAGGCGGCGAACATGCGCTCGATGTAGTTGTTGACCTGGATCTTCAGGTCCACAACGTGGTGGAGCTGTCTGGCAAAGGTGTCGTAGAGTTCGTTGAAATTTTGAAATTCTCTCGGGTCGCCGGTTTTTGGCCCAATCTGCCTGCCGGAGAGTGGATCCACGCCGTTGTTCAGCGCCAGCTCGAGTATCTTCGGAGTATTGAGATACCCGGTGAGCACGTAGGCTTCTTTGCCGAAGCACCCGGTCTCGATGCAGCCGCTGCAGCCGCCTTCCCGGGCGTCCTCCACGGACTTGCCCATGCGCACCTGCTCCGTGACCACCTCATCGGCATTGAAAACCGATGGATATCCGTAACCCTTCCGAATCACCCGGCAGGCCGCTTTCAGGAAATGATCCGGGGTCTTGCGGCTCAGCTGGATGTTGGCTTGCGGCTGCAACAGGTGCAGCTCGTCGATTACCTCGAGAATAACGTAAGAGACCTCATTCACCCCGTCGCTTCCGTCCCGCTTCAGGCCGCCGAGGTTGATGTTGGTGAAGTCGTTGTATGTGCCGCTTTCCGCGGCAGTGACGCCGACTTTGGGAGGGGCGGGGTGGTTGTTGAACTTGATCCACAGGCAGGAGATCAGTTCCTTCGCCTGGTCCCGGGTCAAGGTTCCCTCCTTCAATCCCATCTCGTAGAAAGGCAGCAGATGCTGATCCAGATGTCCGGGATTCATGGCATCCCAGCCATTCAATTCCGTGATCGTGCCCAGGTGCACGAACCAATACATCTGCAGGGCTTCCCACAGGTCCCGCGGCGCATGGGCAGGCACCCAGCGGCAGACATCGGCGATCTTGAGCAACTCCCGTCTTCTGGCCCCGTCCGTTTCCTCCCGGGCCATCTTCTCGGCAAGGTCGGCGTGCCTTTCGGCGAAGATGATGGCGGCATCGCAGGAATAGTCCATTCCTTTCAACTCTTCGGCTTTGTCCGTAGCCTCGGGATCGTTGAGGTAGTCAAGTTGCGCCAGGCTTTCGGCGATTTCCCGTTTGAAATCGAGCATCCCCTTTTGATAGATCGTTCCGTCGAGAGTCGTGTGCCCGGGCGCGCGCTGTTCCATGAATTCGGTGAACATGCCCGCTTCGTAATAATCCTTCCACTCCTGCGGAATATTGGCGAACACCTTGGCGCGCATGCTGCGGGTGTGCCAGTATGGAATCACTTTATTTCGATAGACCTCGATCGTCTCACGGGAAACCCCAAATGACGTCATTTTCCTGGAGTTGAGAATCTCGAGATCTTCTACGGAATGGCAGTTCAGTTCCGGATAAGTCGATACCGACTTCGGGAACGGGCCCCGCTCGCCCACAATCAATTCGCCGGCACCGATGTATATGGTCTTCTTCTCGCACTGGTGCTTGAAGTGCAGGCCTCGCATCACGGGAATCGAGTATCTGCCCTCATTCTCGGCATAAAAGTCCGTCAGCAGTTCGGCGCGCTCGTGCGAGATGCACGGCCTGGTTTCATGGCTGCATTGCCTGAGCTTGCGGATACGTTCGTTCATATTCGTTGCCTCCGATGGTCACGCACAAACCGTAACTGCTGAGCGTCGCAGCGATGTCCTGGAGATGGGCGGCGTCAGAAGGGGGAAGTCCGCGCAACTTGTAATTATAGCCGAACCGCTTATATTTGCTGCTTGCGACATCGTGATACGGCAGGATATCGATGTAGCACACTCGGTGCAGCTTCTGGAGAAAACATGCGGTCCGTTCCACATTGAGCGGGTCATCGTTGACTCCCGGGATGAGAGGAAACCGGATCCGGATTGCGACAGGCCGGCATGACAGAGCTTTGAGGTTCTCGAGAATCAGCTCGTTGCTCACGCCTGTGAACTTCCTGTGGATCACGGGATCCATGTGCTTCAGGTCATACAGGAACAGGTCGGTCCTTTCAGCAACTTCCAGCAGGGTGTCCCTGCCGGCATGCCCTGAGGTATCGACCGCTCGATGGATGTCCAGCCGCCCGCAGGCATCCAGGAGTTCCAGCAGGAAGGCCGGCTGCATCAGCGGCTCTCCACCCGAAAATGTGACTCCGCCGCCGGATTCATCGTAAAAAGGCACGTCCTTCTTAATCTCCGTCATCACCTCGGCGACGGTCATGGACCGGCCCACAACTTCGCGCGCATCCGAAGGGCACACCTTGGCGCACTCGAAACAGAGCTGGCAGGATGCCGGGTCGGTGGTAACCTCATCATCCGTAATGGAAAGGGCGTGGTTCGGGCACTGATCGACGCAGGTGCCGCAGCGAATGCAGCGATTCAGCCGCAAAGAGATTTCCGGATGCGGAGAAATGCTCTCCGGATTGTGGCACCACCAGCAGCTCAGCGGGCATCCCTTTAAAAACACGGTGGTTCGGATACCCGGACCGTCATGGATCGCATAGCGGCTGATGTTGAAAACAGTCCCGAAAATCAAGTGATTCCTTTCGTGGATGAGTAAGCGGCCAACCCACCCGCCCATATGTTTAGCATATCGAGGGTCCGCAATAAATCCCCTTCAGCCCAAAGCAGGCATAACAACCTGCATCACAAACCGCCGCGCACCTTGGCGGCAACCTCCAAATCCGGAAACCATGAGCCGTTAATCCGAGTTCCGCATGGCTCAATGGCAAAAATGGATCTCTGGACGCCGAACAACGCGGAGGGACGCCGACAGTCTTGATTTTGTCGGCGTGCAGGAGCATTTGCCACCCCCCAGGGGTCAGCGCTTGGCGCTGATCGTGATTGCCAGAAACGGGCAAGCACGGCGGCAAAAGCTCATGCCCGCGTCCATCGGCGGCCAATGCCCTGGTTTTTTTCTGCTTGCCATCCAACTTCTTCATGAATAGTTCAGGCTGAGGACCAGCCGCAGATTTTGCGGACCTTATCGACTTGGAATTTCATGGATTTCGACTTCGTAGACCAGCGTCATGTTGGGGGAAATGTGGAAGCGTTTCTGGCCCGGCTTTTCCCTGTCGTAATAGCCGCCGGTACCGTATGCCTGGCCGGGCGGAACGATCACGATGCGCTTTTCCCCCCTCTTCATCTGTGCGATCGCGGCATCCAATCCGCGATTGACCACTGCTTTGCCGACCTCGAACTCGAACGGCTCGGGCTGGTCGCCGAAATACGGCTTGCCGCCGTCGGCCGTGCTGACAAAACTCAATCCTTTCAGATACCTCCCTGAATAGGAGACTTGCACCCGGGTCCCGGCGGCCGGTATTTCCCCCCGGCCCTCGCGGACCACGACAAACTTCACGCCATTCGCCATTACAGTCGCTTTCGGCCAGCTGCGGCGGATCATCCTTTCTTCCTCGGCCTTCTTCTTCGCATCCGCCTGTTGGACGCGTGCCCTGGCCGCCGCGACCATTTTCTGAAAGGAATCGGTCGTCGGCCGAAACCGCTCGGCTGCCGCACCGACACGAACGATTTTGACCGACTGCACCTCGTCGCCTTGAACGACGGCAAATACCACGTCGAGGCCCTGGACGACATGGCCGAATACCGTGTAGTCACCGTTAAGATAGGACCGGTCACCCAGCATGATGCACCATTGGCTGCCGTTGGTGTGCGGGCCGGAGTTCGCCATATTCAGCATGCCGGCGCGATTGTGATTGAGGTCGGGAAGGCGGATTTCGTTCGGGAATTGATACCCTGGACCCTGCGTCTTCCCATTGGCCGGGATGCCGGTTTGAATGACGTGCCCCGGCACCACCCGGTGAAACCTGGTGCCGTTAAAATAGGGTGTGCCCTCGGGGAGTGCAGTGTTCTTGATCGTGCCTTCCGCCAGGCCGACAAAATTGGCCGCCGTCATCGGCGTTTTCTGGAATTCAAGCTGCAGGACGATCAGCCCCTTGTTGGTGGTCACCTCGGCATACAGGCCGTTCGGGTATTTGCTGCCCCCACCCTGTGCGAGCAGAAGCAGCGGGAACGCAAGAAACAGGGCCACAGAATAGGCATGAATCTTCAGAAGGATCATTAGATGCTCCTTGATAGAATCTCAACGCGGAGGGCGCAAAGAACACGGAGAAATCCTGGAGTGCATTTCTGCGCGCCCTCTGCAATGTTTCACCTCTTCTTAGCGCGGATCATTCATGAATATGCGATCAAAAGAAAATTTTGGACGCGGAAAAACGCTGACAGACGCTGACCGTTCGCTCTTGGTCGGAGTGCAGGAGCTCTTGCCGGGCAAGCAGGACGGCAAGAGCTCCTGCACGTTTATCCGCGTCCAGTTTTGTCGCCTTTCACCGGCGTTTGGTTCTGCTTCACAAATAATTCGGATTAAGGAAGACCATGGCCGGGAGTCATCGGAACCCAGTAGTTTCGGCGATCGCCGCAAGGATAGGATAAGGGACAGCAATTTGGAAGGACTTCTCCTCTTCGAACCCTCATTTACTCAAAAAGTGGGGTAAGAACCTTTTTCGTTTATCAGCGGTCTCTTAAGTGCTATAAGCATGCGTAGAAAGCAATTAATAAAGGGTGTTAAATAAATCTCGCGCCCAGTGCCCCCAGCAGGAAGGAGCAGTAACGTGAGGAAGACGGCCGTTTTTCCAGCGATTCTTGCGTTCGTTGTGCCGCTCGCTTTTGCCGCCGGCTCGTTTATACCGGGATCGAAGGTGAAAGTACCGGACAAGGTGGCACTCAAGTCCTATCCGTTCGACCTTCAGGATGTGCGCCTCCTGGACGGCCCTTTCCGCGATGCCATGGTGCGGGACCAGAAGTACTTGCTCGAACTCGACTCGGATCGCCTGCTCCACAATTTCCGGGTCACCGCCGGGCTGCCTTCCTCGGCTCAGCCGCTGGGGGGGTGGGAAGACCCAAAGGGCGAGCTGCGCGGCCACAGCGTGGGGCACTACCTCTCGGCCTGCGCCATGATGTATGCGAGCACGGGAGACGCGCGCTTCAAAGACAAGGCCGCTTACATCGTCGCCGAACTCGCGAAAGTGCAGCAGGCATTGCCTTCGAAGGGCTTCAACCAGGGCTTTCTGTCGGCTTACCCGGAAGAGTTCTTCGACCGCGTCGACAAGCGCGTCCAGGTCTGGGCTCCTTATTACACGCTGCACAAGATCATGGCCGGCCTGCTCGACATGTACCTCTACTGTGACAACCAGCAGGCTCTCGACGTCGTGACCAGGATGGCCGATTGGGTCAAGTTCCGAGTCGACCGCCTCACTGATGAGCAGCAGCAGGCGGCGCTCATGACCGAGCATGGCGGCATGAACGAGGTGCTCGCCAATCTCTACTCCGTAACCGGCAATCCTGATTACCTGAGCACTGCCCGCAAATTCGACCACAAGGTGTACTTCGATCTGTGGGCCGCCGGGACAGACAATCTGGACTCGCCCCGCCGCCTGCACGGCAATACCCAGTTTCCCAAGGTCATCGGCGCCGCGCGCGAATACGAGCTGACCGGCGAACAACGCTACTACGACATCGCCAGGTTCTTCTGGGAGCGCGTGGCCCTGCACCGTTCCTTCGTGATCGGCGGCAATACCGACGGGGAGAGCTTTTTCCCCATCAGCCAGTTCTCGAAATTCATCGGCCCTTCCAGCACCGAAACCTGCAACACCTACAACATGCTCAAACTGACGCGCCACATGTTCGCGCTGGACCCGTCCGTCGAGAAGATGGATTTTTACGAACGCGGCCTGTTCAACCACATCCTGGCGGCGCAGGACCCCGAAACCGGGATGATGTGCTACTACGTGCCAATGCGGCCGGGCGCCTTCAAGACCTACTCCACTCCCAACAATTCGTTCTGGTGCTGCGTCGGCACAGGCATGGAAAATCCGGCAAAATACGGCGACACCATCTATTTCCGTGACGACCAGTCGCTCTACCTCAATCTCTTCATCGCATCGCAGCTTACATGGAAAGACAAAGGGCTCGTCGTGCGCCAGGAAACACGGTTCCCCGAGCAGGACACGACCAGGCTGACGTTCGAGTGCCGGAAACCCGTCCGTCTGACCCTGAAGGTCCGTTACCCGGCGTGGGCGCAATCGGGAATGATGCTCACGATCAACGGCAAAAACGAGCCTGTCACCGCCAAGCCCGGTTCCTATGTCGCAGTCGACCGTGAATGGAAGACCGGCGACGCGGTTCAGGTGCGCTTGCCCTTGAGCCTGCGCACGGAAGCAATGCCGGACGATCCGAGCGTCATCGCATTATTGTACGGACCGATTGTGCTGGCTGGGGATCTCGGCAAGGAAGGCCTGGATCAGAACACTCGCTATGGCCC from the Terriglobia bacterium genome contains:
- a CDS encoding SAM-dependent methyltransferase is translated as MVRPAPKDELNWLSGDPRLHELMERYPILWEDAGRELVAALEDGCAQTLSDLASAARSTAEFWKGRIRRSRNNLRVIESALPYLVRSRMTLLALDKCFLAAATGKASGKVRFNLINGYIIQKLLFSDHLTRKPASLGWFRFWWRIVGQKRLLMPLVQPKGIYCFYSRKLIEELARLLGTRMCLEIGAGDGTLSRFLAAKGVRIAATDDHSWKHAVEYSEAVERLDARQALDKYEPQTVICSWPPPANSFERHVFATKSVELYVVIGSRYRFASGNWEAYSNQSRFEWNHDPTLAGYVLPPELESAILIFRRKPAQEAP
- a CDS encoding S9 family peptidase codes for the protein MVLSQGTPADYERARNLRAQTQGLVYDSPERPAWIEKSHRFWYRKSVKGGNVFMLVDADPLHKQPAFDHDRIAASLSAAAGRKYTGVTLPFNTVSFVDNGGAIEFQIGSVPLPQGVESDLLFPPGPRTNTGWRCDLSTYACTRVGGADTPQGPAGRGGQPPAGGRGAQQTEPQPRVSPDQKSEAFIRNFNVWVRNRDTGKELQLSWDGSEGDYYSWNMQWSPDSAKLAAFRTKPGYKREVRYIQSSPEDQLQPKYSSIIYNKPGDVIDVNMPVLFQVDTRKQINIDNHLFATPYANEQIRWWRDSRAFTFEYNQRGHQVYRIIEVDAVTGTPRALINEEMPTFFCYSGKKFRADINDGKEIIWMSERDGWNHLYLYDGTTGAVKNQITKGQWVVRGVDKVDEGARQIWFRASGMYPGKDPYFVYYYRINFDGSGLVVLTQGDGTHSINFPSTGRGGGGRGGPGGASGGSGSFSADLAYYVDTYSRVDLPPVMELHRTSDQKVLMEVERADMQDLLKSGWVGPEVFVAKGRDGKTDIWGIICRPRNLDPSKKYPVIENIYAGPQDSFVPKAFNPYNAMQSLAELGFIVVQIDGMGTSNRSKAFHDVCWKNLGDAGFPDRILWHEAVAAKYPYYDISRVGIYGTSAGGQSSMGALLFHPEFYKVAVSNSGCHDNRMDKIWWNEQWMGYPIGPEYSAASNVDNANKLRGKLMLVVGEMDTNVDPASTFQVCNALIKARKYFDLLYVPGGGHGAGGEYGERKRNDFFVKHLLGVEPPDWNQITAGDGR
- a CDS encoding glycyl radical protein, which gives rise to MNERIRKLRQCSHETRPCISHERAELLTDFYAENEGRYSIPVMRGLHFKHQCEKKTIYIGAGELIVGERGPFPKSVSTYPELNCHSVEDLEILNSRKMTSFGVSRETIEVYRNKVIPYWHTRSMRAKVFANIPQEWKDYYEAGMFTEFMEQRAPGHTTLDGTIYQKGMLDFKREIAESLAQLDYLNDPEATDKAEELKGMDYSCDAAIIFAERHADLAEKMAREETDGARRRELLKIADVCRWVPAHAPRDLWEALQMYWFVHLGTITELNGWDAMNPGHLDQHLLPFYEMGLKEGTLTRDQAKELISCLWIKFNNHPAPPKVGVTAAESGTYNDFTNINLGGLKRDGSDGVNEVSYVILEVIDELHLLQPQANIQLSRKTPDHFLKAACRVIRKGYGYPSVFNADEVVTEQVRMGKSVEDAREGGCSGCIETGCFGKEAYVLTGYLNTPKILELALNNGVDPLSGRQIGPKTGDPREFQNFNELYDTFARQLHHVVDLKIQVNNYIERMFAAWAPATFLSVVINDCIRKGKDYYHGGPRYNTNYIQCVGIGTITDSLSAIKKHVFEDKKITMDRLLTALHDNFKDAELLRLTLVNRTPAFGNDDDFADSIMQRVYASLFDAIDGKPNTKRTTYHLDMLSTTCHIYFGKKLGASANGRFAGLPESDGTSPSHGADRRGPTAVVRSLSKMDQFKSGGTLLNQKFLPSVLAGEEGLVKMAALIRTYFRLDGHHIQFNVVDAETLRDAQKHPDNYRDLLVRVAGYSDYFVDLDIYHQEEIIARTTQETI
- a CDS encoding glycyl-radical enzyme activating protein codes for the protein MIFGTVFNISRYAIHDGPGIRTTVFLKGCPLSCWWCHNPESISPHPEISLRLNRCIRCGTCVDQCPNHALSITDDEVTTDPASCQLCFECAKVCPSDAREVVGRSMTVAEVMTEIKKDVPFYDESGGGVTFSGGEPLMQPAFLLELLDACGRLDIHRAVDTSGHAGRDTLLEVAERTDLFLYDLKHMDPVIHRKFTGVSNELILENLKALSCRPVAIRIRFPLIPGVNDDPLNVERTACFLQKLHRVCYIDILPYHDVASSKYKRFGYNYKLRGLPPSDAAHLQDIAATLSSYGLCVTIGGNEYERTYPQAQAMQP
- a CDS encoding peptidylprolyl isomerase: MILLKIHAYSVALFLAFPLLLLAQGGGSKYPNGLYAEVTTNKGLIVLQLEFQKTPMTAANFVGLAEGTIKNTALPEGTPYFNGTRFHRVVPGHVIQTGIPANGKTQGPGYQFPNEIRLPDLNHNRAGMLNMANSGPHTNGSQWCIMLGDRSYLNGDYTVFGHVVQGLDVVFAVVQGDEVQSVKIVRVGAAAERFRPTTDSFQKMVAAARARVQQADAKKKAEEERMIRRSWPKATVMANGVKFVVVREGRGEIPAAGTRVQVSYSGRYLKGLSFVSTADGGKPYFGDQPEPFEFEVGKAVVNRGLDAAIAQMKRGEKRIVIVPPGQAYGTGGYYDREKPGQKRFHISPNMTLVYEVEIHEIPSR
- a CDS encoding glycoside hydrolase family 127 protein, whose amino-acid sequence is MRKTAVFPAILAFVVPLAFAAGSFIPGSKVKVPDKVALKSYPFDLQDVRLLDGPFRDAMVRDQKYLLELDSDRLLHNFRVTAGLPSSAQPLGGWEDPKGELRGHSVGHYLSACAMMYASTGDARFKDKAAYIVAELAKVQQALPSKGFNQGFLSAYPEEFFDRVDKRVQVWAPYYTLHKIMAGLLDMYLYCDNQQALDVVTRMADWVKFRVDRLTDEQQQAALMTEHGGMNEVLANLYSVTGNPDYLSTARKFDHKVYFDLWAAGTDNLDSPRRLHGNTQFPKVIGAAREYELTGEQRYYDIARFFWERVALHRSFVIGGNTDGESFFPISQFSKFIGPSSTETCNTYNMLKLTRHMFALDPSVEKMDFYERGLFNHILAAQDPETGMMCYYVPMRPGAFKTYSTPNNSFWCCVGTGMENPAKYGDTIYFRDDQSLYLNLFIASQLTWKDKGLVVRQETRFPEQDTTRLTFECRKPVRLTLKVRYPAWAQSGMMLTINGKNEPVTAKPGSYVAVDREWKTGDAVQVRLPLSLRTEAMPDDPSVIALLYGPIVLAGDLGKEGLDQNTRYGPSAPPLNRVPSVVVPAFVGSVKDVLAKVKPVAGKPLDFLTSGVGQPKDVALVPFYKASDIRYTVYWKVYSNEEWAKRKADAVARESRRAEIERRTVDAVIIGNDQNERDHNLQQQNSNTDFFDGKRVRDAGRSGWFSYDLKVIPDKPMLLVCSFVGSEGRPRSFDILVDGEKIAAQSLEIHPTELFDFEYKLPEPLTRGKQKITVKFQAPPTASVGQVLDVRIAQ